The nucleotide window ATAAACGACAATGTCTGCACCCATTGCAATATATTTTTGAAAATCTTCCTCTGCTGCTGCGTCAATGATAAATGGTAGCCCATGACGCTGTGCAACGTCCATCATTGCTTCAATCGACTGCATGCCCTTTTGTACAGCATGGTGGGATTTCACATATAACAATGCGGCTGTTTTGTCAGTAATTGCTTGTTCAATATGCTCTTTCTCCACTTTGTTCGCTTGCCCTACTTCGACAACTTGCCCACCGCCAATTTGAATCATTTGCCCGATGCTTGCACCGAAGTGAACAATCTGTCCTTTTTGTACGATGATTTCATTGCGTAACCCTGTTGTATTTGGGATGCGTTCAATCAAGGATAAATTTTTACCTGTGATAACTGCTGCTGTTGAAATAGCAATACCTGCTGCTGCACCACATGTTGGACAGCCATCCTCAGCACCTGTGCTTTCAGCAATTACTTTGCCTGTATACTCCATCAATTCATCAATATCTACATAATCTTGCGCAGCGTCCTTTAAGGCTTGTGCAATCTCATCTGTTACTGCTGATGCGCCAAGTGCCGTCATTTTACCGCTTGCATTAATAATTTCACGCAAGCCTAGCTCTTTAAAAATACCCATGTCATACACCTCAATCAAGTGAAATTGGGAAGAAGGCGCCGAATAACATTGCACCAAGAATCGCACCACCTGCTACAGGCTTCTTCCATGCATAGAAAATTGCTGCGCCAATAATCGAGCCAATGCCGATTGGAATGGAAGCACTTGCTGCTGAAATAACAATCAGCGGTCCTAAGAAACGGCCTGACGCATTACCTGCTCCCATCATAATGTCTGCACCAAAAGTAGAGTTGGATTGCCCTACTGTAAACTTACGAATACCAATAATGACATAACCGATGACAATCCCTAAAACGCCTCCTGTTACTAAAGATAAAACAAATGATTCAAGCGGTGCTGTAATGCCTGCACCTAATAACAATGCAGGTACACCAATGCCAATACCTGTTTGCAAGGAACCACCAATATCTAAAATTCCAACTAACGAGCCTTCTAAAATACGAGCGAATAAAAAGCTTGCACCAAATGCAGCCGCAGCGCCATAGCCCGCTCCTTGAAGCCCTGCCTCTAGCATCGCTACAATTGCTACATCATTGAAAGCTCCAATATGATATTGATAATACATATGTGTACCAGCAAAAATCCCTGCTGATAGAAGCGCTACAAAAATAGGAAACGACCAATCTGCGTACCAAAAGTTTTTATTATACAACGTTTCCGTTGTTGTTTCTTGTTGATTCGTCATACACTACTTCACCTCAAATCCAATTAGTTTGTGTAAATCAATTAACCAGTTCGGTGCTTCTAAATTAAAGCTTCTAATTATTTGAATATCGAAGCCTCGGAAAAATGCGCTTAAAACAAATAATAAAATAACTGATGTTAACAATGTTTTCGTTACTTTCGACCAACCGCTGTCATCTACACCTTTACCAATTAAAATCCCTAGTACTATCCCTGGTACAGCATTGCCCATAATTAAATGTGCCGCACCTCCAAAAATCGTACCCCATAAACCAGAGCGCTTTCCTGCGTCTAATGCAGCTAGCCAAAAAATAACTGGCATTACAGGATTAATTAACAAATTAGCTGCCGGTACAAGTACCTTAATGGCAATTGCCTGTAAAGATTCTGGAATTGCTGATGCTGTCGAGTTCAGGAATGTCACAACTAGCACGCCAATTACAGCTCCTGCAATCGCCATCTTCTTCGGATTATGCAATGTATCTTCTGGACGTTTGCCTTTTCTCATTAATACAGCCGCTGCCCAGTTTGGAATAATACGATGGTCTACGTCCTGTGTGAATGCCCCTGCACCTACAGATGATGCCCAAGCATTGAAGAAGAAGCCTAGACCGAATGAAAAGTGTGAAGCTGCATCCCCTGCACAGGCATTTAACTCACCTAGTGTCCGAAAAGCACCCATCCCTTGTACTTTCGGTGCATGGAACATCCTTGCAGCCCCCGCCCCTACACCGAAGCCAACGAGCGCTCCGATAATAATGGACTTAATAATAATTTCAACTAACTCCATACAACCACCCCCTATTTATTTGCTTGATTCCCTAATAACATATTGCGCATATTGTTAGGTACATCTGTTTTATCAAAGACGATTTCCTCTGCATCTAGTAGAAAAACATTGACCTCCACCTCTAAGACAACTTTATATTTACTGCGTTGTCTTGGGAAAAAGAATAGGAAGAAGCGTTCTGTATAGGCAGTCTCTTTCGCTTCAATAATCGACACATCAAGTGGCTCGATTCTAAGAATTAAGCCTTTATAGCTCGACATAATCTTTTTTTGAATGCTTCCTAGCGCTGTATTGATCGCTAGCTCCTTCGATTGCCCAACACCTTCGACTTGTACCTTTGCTTGAAACGTTTTTTTCATCCTACATCATCCTTTGATTTTGATATATTCCTCGGTAATTCGCTTACCTAATTCCTCCACATCCATAAAACCAAAGCCTAATACGCGTTTTCCTTCACGTAAAGCTGTAATTCCTTCATCGATAGAGCGCATGCCATAATGACATGGATAGCCATACTTCGTTTGTGCAGTAATTGCACCTGCCCCACCACTTCCACAGAAGGAAATCCCGATATCTGCATTTTCAGCCTGCATCACATCCCCTAAGCGCATATCTGCCCCCATGCCTGCAATGACAATCGCCTTGCCACCAGCTGCCTCTACACCTTTTGCTACATTTTGTCCTTTTCCTAAACGATCTCCAATAACAACAACAACTTGACTCATTTTATATTCCTCCTAATTGTTTAATTTTGCTGCTTCAAAATGAATAGATAATAAATATTTTTCATCTGCATGTAAGTTCGGTAATAGCTTACAAACAGTTGCTGCAAGCTCAATCGACTGTGGCGAAACCTCGCTAAACATCGCGCTATCTAATGGTTGAATTGGCTCATTGTGAATAGAGCGATAAAGCATCGCTGATAAATGGGAAGCTAATGACAGCCATTGTGTTTCATTCATGCTGACCCCTTCTTGTGCTATAATCTCCTTTGTCTCTGCTAATAGTTGATGGCACCTTTCTACATCGCCACTTCTTTCAATAATTTTCTCCATCTCTAATGCTGTCATTGACGAAACACCACTCTTCCATTTCTTACTGTCATTTTCGGCTGTAGCACACGATTTGCGACTAAAACGACTCCCTCTGAGTCGACAAGATTTGTTACCTTATCCTGCAATGTGAAAAGCGTTAAATCTGCTCTTGTACCATGCCTCAGCGTCCCTTGCTCTGTTAAACTGATTGCCTGTGCTGCACGAATCGTCACAGCTCGGACGACCTCTTCTAGCGTAAAGCCTAATTCTAAAAGCTTCGTCATTGTCAGCATTAAGCTCCCTACTGGATTATCATAATTATTCAAATAAATATCCGTGCTAATTGAAAATGGCTCTGTATAATTTTCCTTAAACTTACGCAATGTTTGATAGCTAAAGCTTGATGTACCATGTCCAACATCAAATAACACACCGCGCTGTAATGCCTCTGCTGCCGAATCTAGCAAATAGCCTTCCTCATTTAAAATGCCATTCTTTTTACCATGAAAGGCATGTGTGACAACATCGCCTTGCTCTAATAAAGGAAACACTTCATTTAAATAAGGTGGTGGATTCCCGATATGCACCATAATCGGCTTCTGCAAGGCATCCGCTAATTGCCGCGCATGCTCCAATGGGGCAATACCTTGCTCCTTGACAACCGAGCCGCTCATTCTCGCCTTCAACCCAACAATTTGTGGCTCATTAGCGAATATTTCCTTCGCTTCCTCTATGCTCATTAAGCTTTTAGGGTCAGCTAGCTCTGATAGCCCAGCACCTAAGCCATCCTTTGCAATATTCAAAAAAGCTAAAACCTCTGTTTCACTTTGCTCAATAACTGTCTCCTTTAGTAGCTGATAATTCGCATAGCCTGAGCTTCCTGCATCAACAATTGTCGTTACTCCCTGCATAATTCCTACTAAATCTGCTGCAATGCCTAATGTTGTAGCATCCTTGAAAACATGAACATGTAAATCAATAAAGCCCGGTGCGATACATGCTCCCTCTGCATCGATATACTCAATATTTGGGCCTTGTGCAAGCACATCTTTGCTATCTGCCAATTTGCCATCAATAATACCTATTTCCTTTTGCTCAATCCCACTTTTCTCAGGATCAATGACAAAGCCATTTTGAATAATTGTGTAACTACTCATATGTCCACCTCCTATTTTAAATATTGTAAAAGTGCCATCAGCTCAGCTCTTTGAACGCTCACTTGTAGTTGCTCAAGAATTTTCTTTAATGTTTCTATATCCCCTTGTTGCTTTTCTGACAGCGATTGATTCGTATAAAGAAAATCATCATATTGCTTATCAAAATAACTGCGATGGACCATTAAAAAAATATGAAATTGCAGCCCTTGTTTGCGTTCTTCTCGAATATCCTTTTGAAATACCATTGATATTTCATGAAATATTTCAAAGCCTTTCAGCATAATTTCTAGACTTACTTGCTCAGACTCCTCATTTGCTAATCGCGCGTTATGATGTGGCAAGCTCGGTTGATAGGAGTAGCCATCCTTTAGAAGTGGCTTGACATGCTCTCGAATCATTTCAATATCACGCTTCGTTGGAATTGCCTCCACAACAATGACAGGAATAGTTGATTGAATCGGAAAAACACTAATAATTAAATCGACTTGCTCTCGCTTACATAATTCTTCCACTTCCATAATGGAGCAGTAGCCAACAATTTCAATATCGTGAATTTCCTTCTCCACTCTCGTTTTAATTAATCGTGCAACTCCCCCGCCTGTAGCACAAACATATAAGCCTCGTACTTTACGTTTCGTCGCAAAAGTATTTTCATAGGAGCTTAAAAAATGCAGTGCAATTAATGAAATAAAGGCATCATGATTAATAACGGCAGATAAACCGAGATGAATTTGGCAGGCTTCTGTAATGTTTTTAAACAATCTAGGATAATCCGCTTTTATTTCATCTGCAAAAGGGTTTACTTCTGATACATTAAATACCCCTTTATTTAAGCGTAAGGATAAATGTGCAAATAAACGATTAAATAATTTGGGGTCCTTGCTATAGTCCATTCCTTCCTTTTCACTCACATATTGAATAACCTGATTCGTTACAATCGTTAAATCAATACCTCTCGCATCTTTTGCAATATCACCTGATAAGTATAAAAATTCATTATGTAATAACGGCAGCTCTAGCTCCGTCAAAACATTTTCCATCAACGTTAGCATGAATAAGGAGGCATCATCCGTGTACAAGCTTTTATTGAGAACTCGGTAGCCATCAATTGTTTGCCCTTTCTCCAAGCGCACAATAGAAATTGTCAGACGGATTAATAGCAAAATTAAATCAGATTGGTGGAATAGCTGTGCAATAGCTGGTGTATATAATTTTTTTAAATGCCGCTCTGCTATTTTGAACATCGAAAGCAGCGTTGCATCCATTAAAAATTGCTGCTCCGACTCCCCTTCATCTGTCGTAATTCGTGTCATAATTTGATAAATCTCATAGTTTGTTAAATTCGCGTAAATAAGGTGCTCCATAAATAGTCGCATATTCAGCTCTGCACCTATGAATCGATAGCCTTTACGCTTCATTCGCTCCAGCTGTATCATCCATGGCTCCACATACTCACTGACAAAATTCATATCGCTTAAAATCGTATTGCGACTTACTTGTAAATTTTCAGCTAAAGCATTTGCTGTCACATAATCCTGACTTAAAAACATCGTCACTAAAATTCGCTGTAGTCTAACATTTTGATCTGGACTTTGCCTCCATCTCTCATCACCAAGCAATTGCTGTAACGCTGTCTTACGCATGCAATCATCACAAGTTACCCATATTCCCTTATTCGGCTGAGCGTGTACGGTG belongs to Lysinibacillus louembei and includes:
- a CDS encoding amidohydrolase/deacetylase family metallohydrolase — translated: MSSYTIIQNGFVIDPEKSGIEQKEIGIIDGKLADSKDVLAQGPNIEYIDAEGACIAPGFIDLHVHVFKDATTLGIAADLVGIMQGVTTIVDAGSSGYANYQLLKETVIEQSETEVLAFLNIAKDGLGAGLSELADPKSLMSIEEAKEIFANEPQIVGLKARMSGSVVKEQGIAPLEHARQLADALQKPIMVHIGNPPPYLNEVFPLLEQGDVVTHAFHGKKNGILNEEGYLLDSAAEALQRGVLFDVGHGTSSFSYQTLRKFKENYTEPFSISTDIYLNNYDNPVGSLMLTMTKLLELGFTLEEVVRAVTIRAAQAISLTEQGTLRHGTRADLTLFTLQDKVTNLVDSEGVVLVANRVLQPKMTVRNGRVVFRQ
- a CDS encoding PRD domain-containing protein; the protein is MTALEMEKIIERSGDVERCHQLLAETKEIIAQEGVSMNETQWLSLASHLSAMLYRSIHNEPIQPLDSAMFSEVSPQSIELAATVCKLLPNLHADEKYLLSIHFEAAKLNN
- a CDS encoding glycine-rich SFCGS family protein, producing MSQVVVVIGDRLGKGQNVAKGVEAAGGKAIVIAGMGADMRLGDVMQAENADIGISFCGSGGAGAITAQTKYGYPCHYGMRSIDEGITALREGKRVLGFGFMDVEELGKRITEEYIKIKG
- a CDS encoding BglG family transcription antiterminator; its protein translation is MMLSERELKIAIKLLEAKLPMKTKDLSQDFAVSTRTIKYDLEHVKEWFQRQQITVHAQPNKGIWVTCDDCMRKTALQQLLGDERWRQSPDQNVRLQRILVTMFLSQDYVTANALAENLQVSRNTILSDMNFVSEYVEPWMIQLERMKRKGYRFIGAELNMRLFMEHLIYANLTNYEIYQIMTRITTDEGESEQQFLMDATLLSMFKIAERHLKKLYTPAIAQLFHQSDLILLLIRLTISIVRLEKGQTIDGYRVLNKSLYTDDASLFMLTLMENVLTELELPLLHNEFLYLSGDIAKDARGIDLTIVTNQVIQYVSEKEGMDYSKDPKLFNRLFAHLSLRLNKGVFNVSEVNPFADEIKADYPRLFKNITEACQIHLGLSAVINHDAFISLIALHFLSSYENTFATKRKVRGLYVCATGGGVARLIKTRVEKEIHDIEIVGYCSIMEVEELCKREQVDLIISVFPIQSTIPVIVVEAIPTKRDIEMIREHVKPLLKDGYSYQPSLPHHNARLANEESEQVSLEIMLKGFEIFHEISMVFQKDIREERKQGLQFHIFLMVHRSYFDKQYDDFLYTNQSLSEKQQGDIETLKKILEQLQVSVQRAELMALLQYLK
- a CDS encoding DUF4312 family protein gives rise to the protein MKKTFQAKVQVEGVGQSKELAINTALGSIQKKIMSSYKGLILRIEPLDVSIIEAKETAYTERFFLFFFPRQRSKYKVVLEVEVNVFLLDAEEIVFDKTDVPNNMRNMLLGNQANK
- a CDS encoding DUF4311 domain-containing protein, translated to MELVEIIIKSIIIGALVGFGVGAGAARMFHAPKVQGMGAFRTLGELNACAGDAASHFSFGLGFFFNAWASSVGAGAFTQDVDHRIIPNWAAAVLMRKGKRPEDTLHNPKKMAIAGAVIGVLVVTFLNSTASAIPESLQAIAIKVLVPAANLLINPVMPVIFWLAALDAGKRSGLWGTIFGGAAHLIMGNAVPGIVLGILIGKGVDDSGWSKVTKTLLTSVILLFVLSAFFRGFDIQIIRSFNLEAPNWLIDLHKLIGFEVK
- a CDS encoding DgaE family pyridoxal phosphate-dependent ammonia lyase, which codes for MGIFKELGLREIINASGKMTALGASAVTDEIAQALKDAAQDYVDIDELMEYTGKVIAESTGAEDGCPTCGAAAGIAISTAAVITGKNLSLIERIPNTTGLRNEIIVQKGQIVHFGASIGQMIQIGGGQVVEVGQANKVEKEHIEQAITDKTAALLYVKSHHAVQKGMQSIEAMMDVAQRHGLPFIIDAAAEEDFQKYIAMGADIVVYSGGKALEGPTSGLICGKKELMEACRMQYKGVGRPMKVGKEAMAGLITALRQYPLRTSNGEQQIARMTHLCNRLEAIEGLACSIKQDEAGREIYRAQIQVDEQKTGISAEKLLHLLEAGNPAIYLRHHYVNIGILSVDPRPLLEGQENIIADEIIRIVAGR
- a CDS encoding DUF4310 family protein — translated: MTNQQETTTETLYNKNFWYADWSFPIFVALLSAGIFAGTHMYYQYHIGAFNDVAIVAMLEAGLQGAGYGAAAAFGASFLFARILEGSLVGILDIGGSLQTGIGIGVPALLLGAGITAPLESFVLSLVTGGVLGIVIGYVIIGIRKFTVGQSNSTFGADIMMGAGNASGRFLGPLIVISAASASIPIGIGSIIGAAIFYAWKKPVAGGAILGAMLFGAFFPISLD